A region from the Brassica napus cultivar Da-Ae chromosome C8, Da-Ae, whole genome shotgun sequence genome encodes:
- the LOC106406809 gene encoding uncharacterized protein LOC106406809, whose amino-acid sequence MLKERQVSPVSSTRNNRASPYPIRSSRSKKQKETESPPLASESVSEWEDVRCVICMEPPHNAVLLQCSSFSKGCRAYMCDTSSRHSNCFKQYRGNKKTSSKTLKCPYCRGEVHGTMKSTSARRFMNARPRCCTMDDCDFSGTYSQLKTHLKAEHPGFITPMMDPEQHMWEQLQRDREAEYVETLNALHRWEAEQRSLLAGPLYQFPPLHHHHHHPYLSFDAFIDRFTGVRGQASAANYPHGNMYPS is encoded by the coding sequence ATGCTCAAGGAAAGACAGGTTTCGCCGGTTTCAAGCACCAGAAACAACAGGGCATCTCCTTACCCTATCCGCTCTTCTCGGAGCAAGAAACAAAAGGAAACCGAGTCACCTCCTCTTGCGTCAGAGAGTGTGAGTGAATGGGAGGATGTGAGGTGTGTCATCTGCATGGAGCCGCCGCACAATGCTGTCCTCTTGCAATGCTCTTCCTTCTCCAAAGGATGTCGTGCTTACATGTGCGACACCAGCTCCCGCCACTCCAACTGCTTCAAGCAGTACCGCGGAAACAAGAAGACCAGTAGCAAGACTCTCAAGTGTCCGTACTGCAGAGGAGAGGTCCACGGGACGATGAAGTCTACTTCCGCACGGAGGTTCATGAACGCGAGACCTAGGTGCTGTACTATGGACGACTGCGATTTCTCTGGGACGTATTCTCAGCTCAAGACTCATTTGAAAGCTGAGCACCCCGGTTTTATAACGCCAATGATGGACCCGGAGCAACACATGTGGGAGCAGCTGCAGAGAGATAGAGAGGCGGAGTACGTTGAAACGCTCAACGCTCTTCATAGATGGGAAGCGGAACAGAGATCATTGCTGGCTGGCCCTCTCTATCAGTTCCCTCcactccaccaccaccaccaccatcccTATCTCAGCTTTGATGCTTTCATCGATCGTTTTACTGGTGTAAGGGGGCAAGCTAGTGCTGCCAATTACCCCCATGGGAACATGTATCCCAGTTGA